The DNA segment AATGCCACAGTAACCACCGGATAGTACTCCGACAAGGTATCAACAGCAGGGCTAACAAAGCTACACACAGGGCACCAGGTTGCCCAAAAGTAGACAACCACTGCTTGATTTTTACTTAGCTCAGCAATATCGACCGTTTCACCCGACAATGTCGTCCCAACTAACGCAGGAATATTATCTTTAGGAAAGTCTTTGCCACGCCATACATCGACAGCAGTGGTAATAACCAGCGCTAACAACATAAATATTACTAATTGTTTTATCCAACCAAGTAGTCGTTGCTTCATCTAATCATTTCCTTTGGTCATACACATACCAATATTAATACCAACTGCATTCAATAATGTGTGATTGATCCAATGCCATTGGTAGACTCGGTTGTTATTGCTTACGTTTAGCCGCAAGTGCCGCTTTAACTTGTTTCTCTAGTTGGCTATAAGGCACTAAACCACCGATAATTTGATCACCAAAGATAAGACCCGGCGTGCCACTTAGTCCAAACTCACGCATCAACGTCATACTACTTTCAATTGTCGTTTCAGCACTCGCGGCCGTATTATCTAACCATTCATCCGTGCCGGTTATCTTACCCACTTTGGCGATAGCACCACTGTCTAAACGACTTGGACGCGACATTAACATTTTATGTAGATCAGCAAATTTTTCAGGTTCATTTTCCCACACTGTTAAGGCTAAATCAGTTGCTTCTTTCGAACTTGGACCTAAGATAGGGACCAATTTATAGACCACACGTACTTCTGGGTACTCTTCAACTAAACGATCTAATAATGGCTCAATTTTCTTGCAGTAAGGACAATTGAAATCAGTGAAATAAGCAATGGTTAATTCTGGGTTTTCAGCGCCCATCCACGGATCCATTTTATTATTAAACAAGGCTGCGTGATTATCACCTAAACTTTGCTCTTGCAGGGCTTTCACTTTGTTCTGTTCATGGGCCTGTAGCGCAATAATCGCTTGTTTTAAAATCTCAGGGTTGTTTACCAAGGTATCTTTCACCATTTGGTTAAACTTGTCTTGTTGTACAGCCGTCATATCCATTTGTTCAGGTGCTGCCCACGCCATTTGTGTTGCTAAAATAGCGGCAGAGATAGTGGTGGAAAGTGCTAATAATTTCGTTTTCATTGTTATTCCTATCTATTAAATTTGTTTTCCGAATCGTCATTCCCCACGTATACACGCAGGGCAGAAATTCATGATTATTCGCCGCTCGCTTGCTTAATTGCATTCATCACAGCATCGTCACTTAAAATGACCGGCAGTGGTATACCGTTTGGCGCCTTAGGCCCATAAACAATATTGAATGGCACGCCAAAACGGCCATTGTTTTGTAAATAATTTGTCACTTTTTCAGAACGAACAGTCCAATCACCTTCCATCGGCACCACATTTTCTGTTTGCAATTTACTGTATACTGGGTCTTGCAATATCACGCCGATCTTATTGGCTTTACAGGTAATACACCAATCAGCGGTGATATTCACAAATACCGTCTTGCCGGCTTGAACTTCCTGTTCGATTCGTACGGTATCCAGTGCTTGCCAAGCTAAGTCCTCAGGTAAACCATTTGACCATTTACTCGTTGTTAACGACGCCGCTAGCGCGACAGCACTACCCAGCAACAAACCAACACTGACGCTGATAAGTACT comes from the Moritella yayanosii genome and includes:
- a CDS encoding protein disulfide oxidoreductase, which codes for MKQRLLGWIKQLVIFMLLALVITTAVDVWRGKDFPKDNIPALVGTTLSGETVDIAELSKNQAVVVYFWATWCPVCSFVSPAVDTLSEYYPVVTVALSSGEDLRVKKYLQHHEYDFDVINDKNYELGSDWQVKVIPTILIIKDGEVKWFTTGFTSLPGIWWRLMLSMTLATTQ
- a CDS encoding DsbA family protein, whose translation is MKTKLLALSTTISAAILATQMAWAAPEQMDMTAVQQDKFNQMVKDTLVNNPEILKQAIIALQAHEQNKVKALQEQSLGDNHAALFNNKMDPWMGAENPELTIAYFTDFNCPYCKKIEPLLDRLVEEYPEVRVVYKLVPILGPSSKEATDLALTVWENEPEKFADLHKMLMSRPSRLDSGAIAKVGKITGTDEWLDNTAASAETTIESSMTLMREFGLSGTPGLIFGDQIIGGLVPYSQLEKQVKAALAAKRKQ